A single Phoenix dactylifera cultivar Barhee BC4 chromosome 1, palm_55x_up_171113_PBpolish2nd_filt_p, whole genome shotgun sequence DNA region contains:
- the LOC103700843 gene encoding uncharacterized protein LOC103700843 has translation MDVAFTRVSYWLWGGKDHESQNNSSLSSSPDFPSGFREPDSLKFPSVNGPKMRSSSRRSKKKWHSREERRIDREYDIVLVPSDGGCMSGSESDDSDWSIGWLEPHATDFQSENETESSFAVLVRCYGRGRCEQPERLKTHILGEGDLMDGNLSDGKNSIEQWFSSLQNS, from the exons ATGGACGTGGCTTTTACCCGTGTTTCTTACTGGCTTTGGGGCGGAAAAGATCACGAATCCCAGAATAATTCTTCTCTGAGTTCTTCTCCGGATTTCCCATCGGGGTTTAGGGAGCCGGATTCCTTGAAATTCCCTTCTGTTAACGGGCCTAAGATGCGGTCATCGTCGAGAAGAAGTAAGAAGAAGTGGCATAGCCGGGAAGAGAGGAGGATTGACAGGGAGTACGATATTGTTCTCGTCCCCTCGGATGGGGGATGCATGTCGGGTTCTGAATCGGATGATTCGGATTGGTCGATTGGATGGTTGGAACCCCATGCCACTGACTTCCAGAGTGAGAACGAAACAGAGAGCAGCTTTGCTGTCCTGGTCCGGTGCTATGGACGTGGTCGCTGCGAGCAGCCGGAGAGGTTGAAGACTCATATCCTGGGTGAGGGTGACCTTATGGATGGTAATCTTTCTG ATGGGAAGAATTCCATAGAACAGTGGTTTTCTTCTCTTCAGAACTCCTGA